Genomic window (Phacochoerus africanus isolate WHEZ1 chromosome 1, ROS_Pafr_v1, whole genome shotgun sequence):
AATACAGATGTAGCACTGGGCTTTGCTGGGCTTGGGCAGGTGTATGCTAGAAACCCCTCTTTGCCCTCGGTTGCTTCTCAGATGATTGAAAGCTCCACACAGTGAAACACAaacatgtgatatcacttatgtgtggaatctattttaaaaggccacaaatgaacttaattgcagaacagaaacacactcacagactttgaaaaacttatggttaccaaaggggacaggtaggagagggggaggaaggactgggagtttgggattggcatatgtacactgaggtacatggaatgattggccaacagagacctgctatatagcacagaaaactctacccaatattttttgataatctatgtggaaaaagaatctaaaagagaatggatatgtgtacatgtatctgCGTGTAAGTGAACCActtttgttgtatggcagaaattatcacaaccttgtaaatcaactatacttcaataaaacttcaaaaaaaaaagaaaggaagctccACAGAGAGTTCCTGATGATAAACTCTCGAGCATTCCCTAAAGGGTGCATTATCTTGTTTAGACTCTTTAAGCATAATATATACTACAGCAGAGTAAATATTTGCTGTAATCtcaaaatgtgtaaaatattcaaagaaactGTATAGATGTAGATATTTATTCCTAGTTCATATTTGTCAAATAGAAGAGCATGATTGTGTTCTAGCTAGCACTGATCCTGGGTGTTGGCAGCTAAAGTTCCAAGTGGCAGTTATTCCCATATGGGTTTGTCACTGCAGGCGGAAGGCAAAGTGAGAAAGGGGCTGAGAAGAGGCACCAGGAAGGACCTTCCAGCTAAGATTTGTGGTATAAAGCCACTGTGGAGCGCCAGTTCTGGGGAAATCTTTCGGTAACTGGCTTCTTTCCCAGCAATGTTTCTGGTGGTACTTTCCTGATGGTGGGGAAGGATTTCCAGATTACAGTCAATGAAAACCCTAGGATATTTCAGACTGGTCTGGCTGAAATTCAACCCATATCCAAGGACAGATATTAAATTACTTTCAGACAATCAGCAGGAACCCCAAAAGTTTTCAGACTTTCTCTGTCATCTGACAAATATTTCCACATCATTCAATTTAATCAGCAGGAAAGCAAAATAGAAGACAGTAGTTGGGACAGTTTGCCAAAGAGAGGatggaatataaaaaatcatcttctgttctttccttctgaaattccCTGGTCAAAAAGGTCCCATCTCACCTTCACAGGGAATTAGAGGATATTCTGAAGAGCTAAGCCCTCTATTTTCTCCCCATCTAGTCAAGCCATGAGAGCTGGTTCAAATCCAGGCCCTGGCACAACAGTAGGGTGAGAGAGCCTCATGGGAAAGGAGCCCAGCTTCCACCCTTCCCAGTATTTGCTGTGGCTGATTGTCCAGCTGCATTGGTCCAGTTTAACACACTGCCCCACAGCCAATGTGTTCACCATCAGTGTCACTGTGGATAAAACTGGTAGGAAAAATTTTGGTCCCGCCCTAATTCATGATTTCCAAGGACCATAGAGATGAACGAGCCTCTTCCTGCATCATAAAAAGAGCTGGAAGGGGCCAAGGGGAACCCTATCTTCATGACATCTTTATAGATATGGCAATCAGGCCCAGGACAGGGCTGTCCATATGCCATTTAGCTACTGAGATGCTGAATCACGTTATTCCTGGAGAAAGACTTTGATGCTGAGAAAAGTGTGGCTTATTTAGTTCCTGCTGCAACAGGGACCGTCTTTCcaacagcaaaatgaaaacaaacacatcTCTTGTTGGGTAATCATCTTAAATTACTTGCCAAGGAGAACTCAGAACTGCTCCTGATTCTTTCCTCCTCTTACCCACTTTCGCAGAAATTGACAACTGTCACTTTTTAAACCGTTGTGGTCAGATTTCAAGCATTCTCAGCACTGACCACTGCCCGACAGAGGTTTTCCAAAGGTAGTGTTACCTGGGTGGCTCCTGGGTCCTTTGCATTTACAGTAAAGGGTGTTTAGTGGATCTACAAACCCTTTTTGAGTCAGTAACTTGTTCAGTAATTATCTTTTAATATCTTCATAATATTGTGTTGAACTTAAAGAGCAACATTGTGCCAATAGTTAGTTTAAAGAAAGCTTGTTTAAAAAGGTTTCCCTTAATAAATTAAGTCCTCCACGCTGGCTCTCAGTTTGCAACAAAGAATGCCCAGAAAACTGCACTGTCCAGAGCAGGATAACTCgggagaagaaagtgaaaaatctttCAGCTTTATATGTGACCTGTGTTTCCTCCCAAGGGGTTACCCACCTCCATCAGCCTGATGGTGAGAAGAGGGTCAGGAATGAGGGCAGAAGTGAGGGGCAGGGACGGGATATGTGTACCTTTTCGAGCCTGCTGGATGTATCTGGCCAGCAGCGCGCCCAGGTGCGCTCGGGACTCGCCGTCTACCTTTTGCACCGCCCTCAGCTGCCTCCGGTGCGCCTCCTCCTCCTGTGCCCCGGGGCCCGCGGAGTCCGCGGGAGGCACCAGCTGCGCCAGGGTGCCTGCCGCCAGGACCGCCATCAGCACACACAGGCACAAGCCGCCGTTCATGGCTGcggggagcagaggagaggggaTGTGAACGAAAAGGCAGGGCATTCAAGGGCTCTATGGAAGAGTCTGGCACCGAGGTACAGAGAAAGGGGGCTCAGCCCAAACGCACGGGGCTCCGGACACGCCAGCCGGGTGCAAGCACCAGGGAGCTAGTGGCTCCAGCACTCGCATCCCAGCGCGCCGCATTTGTCTTTGGGCTGAACCACGCCTGAGTCCTCAGAGtggtgcggggggagggggaaggggagtagGGGGAGGCGGGGAAGAGACCCTGTCTTCTGCCCTGTTTAACAGACGGAATGTCTTCTGCTTTCCTTTAGTTTGAGGAAATGTTAGAGCTTCGTCCCTCTTCTCCTAACCGGAAAAGCAAAAGATTAAGGGTAAGTGAAAATTATCCTAAAGGTAAGACTGTatgggagaaataaaaggaagcacCTTTTCAGAGAGATAAGAAGCTTCCAATAGGGAAACacatggtggggaaaaaaataagaagcacGATTAGAAACAAATAAATGCCGTAATTTTCAAGTTTATTCAATGTGCACACGGGAAATGGTAATAAACTATGCAAAACACGGGCAGGGtttgaaaaagtcaaaaatatgCCCTGGTACTCTGCCTCCACCAAACATTTCATTCTAGATCCTAGGACAGATAAAACACTCCCATGCTTCTGTCCCCAAAGCCTTgaatttttctgcattatttagaaaatgaatttaaatcttAAAACCTCTTGGTAGTTTGTTTGAAAAGATTGCAAAATACACTGCTCCGCCGTGACATCTAGCAAATCACAATTTGCATGTTAATCCCAGCAAATAGATACTGGGAGGAGAGAAGAACAAAGCCTGAGAGTAGAAGTCTGTAAAGCAGCTCTACCCACCCAGCCCGAAATGTCCTTTCTGACTTCAAAGAACATCTTTCGAGTGGTgggaaagaagacagagaaaacataaaaatgaaatggaagtgGCGCAAAAGTGAAGACAGCCTTCTTCAAGGACACTTGGCACCCCCGATCCCCAAGAGCAGAGAACCTACCTTCGAGATAGGACGCAGCGGGCTTCGTGTTCCGCCAGAGCAGTGGGGGAGTCAAGTTCAGGGTGGGCGGGCAGAGGCTGCCTCTTAAATAGCCCCGCCTGAGCCGTCGGCCAGTCATCTGTTTACCCAGTGCTGACGCAGAAGGGCAATGACACGTGTTCAGAGGGCGGCCACTGGGGTGACAAAAGATTGGGGGGCTGTCGGGACAAAGGGGTCAATAGCCAGATGAACCTCTCCCAGGCAGGGTGTCTGGCGTCAGCTCCGTCTTTTTCAGAGGAGCTTCCTCACCCAGCTCGGTGCACCCCCTCTCCCTTGCTCATTCCAGTGCAGAGTGCGGAGCTCCCCGTCTCCAGGATGGGATGCCTAGGAATGGGGTCTCTCTTCTGGGATGGAGAGAAGCTGCCCACATACATATGTAGTCCGCTTTGGGGACCAGAGCAGCCAGAGAGGAAACTTGGTCGGGAGTGGAGGGAACTAGACAGGGCTGGGTGTCAGTAAAGTCTAATTCTGAGATGGAGAGAGTGTCCACCCCTCTAGGAGCATCGAGGCTGCTCTGGTCTTTTGACCCAAGAGTGGATTCCTctgggggtggcaggaggggTCCTCACTTTATTCTCAGCCTCAGGATCCTGAGGGCAAGGGTTCCCAGGTTAGTGAAAGGGCTGGCAGTTTGCACCCCAGGACCCTGTTTCCTCTTtagctgtaaaatgaggatgacacCATTGAGCttggctgggagtttgggaaagGGCTGTGCTTTCTTCTGGGCGGAGCTACCTCCTGGCCGTGGCACCCTCTTTGTCGCCAAGTGGCGCCAGCGAGTATCCCCAAGAGCTCTCCGGTTCCTGGTCTCCTCTGGCTTTGGCATCCGCCCCTCCCACCTTCTCCAGAGTACCCAAGCTCTCACACCTGGCCCAGTCCAAACCGGAGTTGAAATCAGGACCTCGCCCCTCATCACTCATTTGCCTGATGGGGGCCACTGTGTGCCTAGGCCCTGGAGTGGGGAGGCCCCCAGCCACTGGGCCACAGGAGTCTACACTGACCTCCACCCAGAAGCCATTTGCGTCAGAATCCACTGGTTGGTACTCCAGTTCACTCCAGTTTTCCACTTCATGCAAAAGTCACTGGCAGCCACATTTCACCATGGGCAACTGAGGCAGAACAGGAGCAGTACCTAGTCATGATTCTGCCTCAAAACCCTGGTGCCTCCTTCCAGCCTGAGACCTGGAGGTCTCCACCCATCCCTTGTCCCATCCCAAGGCCCTCTACTCCTCCCCCTTTTTTATCTTCTGGAGAAAGATTTGGAAGTTCTTCTTTCAAAATCAGAATCAGCTATGGGACTATGGGAGTCAGAGGAGCTTGGTCAGGAGAAGCCTCTGGTTGCCCTCCCCTTTCTAAACTCTAGAGGCGGCTGCATTTCTGCAACCCAAAGGCAACATttttgaaacagagctgcagatTAGATGTTTTCCCAGAGGCTGCTGTTCATGTAATTAGGTGGGGGAAACAAGTTTTTTTTGTGACTTTGCCCAAGACATGTCTGAGAACATAAACTTAATTACAGCAGAATCACCTGAAGGGCTTGTTCAAATACCCCCTCCCAGAGAAGGTTCTTAGTTTTACAAATTAAAGTGGTTTGAATAggtattaaatataatataaatataattcaaaaatttaaaggTAGAAAAGGGTATGTTGTTAAAACTAAGTGTCCCCCTTACCCCTGTCATGGCATAATTCTACCTCAGTGtaaagatatagatatagatacagatatagatgtagatgtaggtatagatatagagaacactTCATTGTATGGGATGTGCCTTAATTCATCTAGCCAATACCCTATTGATAAAAACTTAAATAGCTTCCAGTATGTTCCAATTATAAATGAGGCTCCTTGACTATATATCACTATGTCCATGCACAAGTTTACCTTTGGGATGAATTTCTAGAAGTGGAGTTGCTGAATTAAAGAGTATGTACGCTTAAAATTTTGCTAAGTATTACCAAGTTACCCTTTGGGCGACTGGTCCCTGCTGTCAAGGACAGCATGTTTATCTTTTCTTGCTTATTAATGCTTCAGCTCCAACTACTTGGCCCACTCCTCAGCAAACTTCACAGCTTGAGAACATTATCTCTGAAGTGGTAGAGCGCTGGCCTCACTGAGCCACTGGGGTTAATCTTTGGGTCACTGTTCTATTTCAATTACTGTGGCCTGTGCATGTAGAGTGCAAAAGGTGGGTGATGCTTCTCAATGTGGCTGGTACTGCTCTCTAGGTCACATTATGGAAAATTATGAGCAATTTTGGGGTAAtcggaacctgcaatctcatggttcctagacagctTTGGTATTCCAAAGATACGTGAGGGgcatgttatcttttcaaattatgattttctctggttagatgccaggagtgggactgctggatcacatatatggtagttctatatttagatttttaaggaattttcacACTATGGTATTTGAGTTCCCTCTGTGACGCACTTCTATTGGCCCATGTATCTAGCTGTCCTACTCACAAACTCCTGTGTTTATATTACTTAACCTTTGTTTCAAGTTATCGAATGTAAAGAAAAAGATCTATAAAATTCAGTTGCAAACTGTGCTGCTTGTTTTAAACCCAGACTTTTTCTAAGTAGGCAAACATCTGACAACTATCTTCTAGTAGCTGTGCCTGGACATTTACATAGTGAGATACATAGTATTGTATTCTAAATTGCCTTCCTTTTctattatagaatatattttatatgcttatGTTACATTGGGGGCattatattgcttttaaaataatactatgtGTATAGGTATATATTGCAAGTGTTATAAATGGTATTTTAGGCCAGTAAAGGGAGGATGTGAAATATCTATGATCTAAAGCAGATGTGGAGTCAGGCGTTGATGGGAACCCAGACCTTCAGAGCATGGATGTTTCCGGCCTAATACTGCTCCACCTGTTTCTTGCTAGTCTAACTCAACCTGGGAAAGTAGAAGGACAAACATTAGGAGCAGGGATTGAAGGCAGGGACTCCAGAAAGATGAGATGGAGCATGAGAGTGTgtggtgggatgggggaggaggggtttCAGGGTGTGGTtgccaaaaaagagagatggtTCAGAAAGAGCACTGAGTAtacatttcttcttcctcctcaccaCGCTACTGACTGTCGGGCCTGACCACACCATCCCATCTGCACTAGCTTCTCCGGAGACCTGAGGATGGAAAGGGATGTCCCAGGTTTTAGCACAGAGGTGGGCAGAGCCAGCTGAGCTGCTCCTGAGGTTTGGGGTTTTAGGAAAAGCGAGTTTGGCGCTATTTGCCTAGCTAGGGATAAGGCTGGGTAACGTGCAAAGAGCATGTTGATGGAAAGGTATccaaaaggaacagagaaaatcATTTCATGTTAAAAAGCAGTGGGAATTTTACCATGAAAGTAAAAGTTCTATTTAGATTTTCACATCTATTCCTTAAGGAATGGCACAAACTTACAGCATGTGCAGAAACTGGCAGCCTGGAAATGAGGGATCTGTGCATAGATTTTCCAGGCACTGGGGATGATGAGAGAAGGAACAAGTTTGTTTACCAGCTTCTGAGACTCCCCCGGAGATGCTGGCAACAGACAGGCCTCCAGCTGAGCAGGGAGAGTCAGGGTGTGGTGCCCAGGGGCGCCATAGACTTGCAGAGGAGTGAGAATATGATGGTAGCTGCCAGATTGTGTTTCTTATGTAAGTTTCTGGAGCTTGGAGTGGGGAGGAAAAAGAGATTCAGTCAGCCTTCAAGCAGGAACGTTGGCTTATATTTTGGTTCCTTTGGGAAAGTCTGGTTGCAGGTAGTATGTTTGGGAGGGCAACCCaggtggggaagagagaaaagttgATGCACTGTGTGTTAAAGAACAGGTGAGTCCTGGGGCAACTGGAGCCTAGAGAAGCTGTATAGAAAACACTTCAGAATTTTCTCACTAGAGTCTTTATCCATGACTCCTATGTCCTGTTGTTTGAGGGTCACTATGGCAGGTGCGAAAGAGGGTGACCCAATacaagcagagaaagagagatgcaGGTATTGGGTTTGGGAAGCCATCATTTGGTACAAAGACTGTCTTCAGGAAAGACTCCATTGCTTTCACGAACTGTAAAAATACACGTCTCCctattttgttcttgttgtttggGGAGTAATGTTCAAGAAACATGTCCTCTTTCTTACGCCAagcactgttttctttcttctctgacacTGGGAACTTCGTAGTGAAAAGGATACCAGATCTAAGTCCTAGGTCTCACACCCACAATTTGTGTCACACAGAGCAAGCCACTTTGGTTTCACAGCCTTGCATTTGCCCAACCATCCAACAAGGCAAGGAGGAATCACTTCCTAAAAAGCTGTCAATGCTCAATGGGATAAACCTTAGCCTGTGAGGTGAGGGCTTGGGGACAAGAAAACTTGCGCCTCCAGCCTTTTCCACACGCAGCAATTCTTGGAACAAAAAGATTGATCCCAGAATGAGATACTGAGGAGGAGACAGCCCCTGAGAGGAGAGAGCAGAAGTGAGAGGCATCTTGGGATTGTTCCAGTTTTACAGATCCCGGCTAAGTTTCCGGAATTTTATCACCTGCTCTCTGTTCTGAGAAGAGAGGCTCCACTGATGTCAAAGTGGGGAGAGAACAACACTCAGGTTCAAGTCCACTGACACCATCAAGTTTTAGGAGGTTTATTCTGTGCTCCCTGAGGCCGCCCCCTTGTATAAGAAGATGCTAATTTTAACAGGAGATCATGCATCCCAAGAGCAGGAGTGAATGTGCAGCTATTTCTTGGCAACCCTAACTGCCACCAGAGTTGCCAGGCTGCTAAAGGCATTCGCCTGTGCTGTACACACAGCTGGGAAATCAGAAGCAAggagctgggtttgttaccagcCAAAGCCCTGGAACTCACAAGCCAATCTGCTCTCCTTGGGAAGGTACAGATGGGTCTTAAGGATTTGTCTTGAGAAAATGCTGCTGGTCTCTTGGCTAtggttgtgtttctttttcttctgcccaTAACAATTTGCTTTCTTGCTTTAAAAAGGCCCATGCAATAGGCACTGTGATTGGAAAGAATTTGCCTTCACGGAGCAGGCTCCCACATATTAGTGATGCTTCATCAGATGCCAGGGGTGCCCTTGGCACTTACTTTCCTGTGTGGGTCATTCTGACtttcagctcccagcccccatgGCTCTTTGCCGGAGTGTTCTGTCTGGTAGAGGGGAGGCTGCTTCAAGTGCTGAGGGATGAATGTCAAGGAGGGAGCTGGCTTCCATAGGTCCCTAgcagggttcagccctaaaggcCCTTGATGGTATTGTGCTCAGTAATGAACCCTTTATTGATCCttccccaacctgtctcacttCCTTTTTTCCATCCCTGGGCTTCCTGGGATCACCTGCCAAATAAACAACTTGTCTTCAAAGCCTTTGCTTAGGGTCTGCTTCTGGGAAAAACCCAAATTATGATGGTTGAATCTTCGGCTTCCTTTAGCCTGGGTCATATTCCAGGGTTAAATGTGTGCCTCCTGCGTATTACCTTATGCATGGGCTATAAACTCCTGCTGGCCATGTAGCTAAAAGACCCACACTGTCCTAGGATGCTGTGGTGAGTAGGATGTGGTGTTAGCTTTGAAGAGTCATTTTCTCCCAGTGGCCAGGGGTTGACGTGTGGATGTGAACACTAGGGTTTATCTAGGAAAATTGTGGAAACTTCTTTTTGTATAAGTTGGCAAAGTATTTGATGAATGTTTCATGGCCCCTAAATCCACAGGAGTGGTCTCACTTCAGAATCCAGGCTGTCATGTGTATTTAAGATCATCAAACCACATGATAACCCTAAGTGTACCTTTCCTTGCATCTGAATCACTCATTCTGGACCAATCATTTTCAGAGTGGAATTTATAGATCCATCCCCTACGTCACAATCATCAAGTTGCCTATTAAGAAGgcagagatggggagttcccactgtggctcagcaggttagaaatctgacatagtatccgtgaggatatgggttcaattcctggccttgctcaatgggttaaggatccggcgttgctacaagctgtggtgtaggtcgcagaggtggctcagatccagtgttgctgtggctgtggtgcagacattcagctgcagctccaatttgacccctagcctgggagcttccatgtgccacagatatggccataaaaaagcaaaaataaaataaatatggaattaGCTTCCTCTTACACCTACTGCTTTAGAACCTCTGGAGATGGGTCAGGGGTCTTCTTTTGAACAAGTTCAGCTCCCCAGAAGTCCATCTGAGTGATGCACCAGGCAGTGTTTCCAGGGGAGAATGGTCAAAgactgagggaggagaggggctgaGCTTTTGTAGTCCGACACCCGCCAGTCATTGGCTAAGAGCTGCCTTGGACAGGTGAGCTCA
Coding sequences:
- the CCK gene encoding cholecystokinin isoform X1 produces the protein MNGGLCLCVLMAVLAAGTLAQLVPPADSAGPGAQEEEAHRRQLRAVQKVDGESRAHLGALLARYIQQARKAPFPSSLPHVAPSGRISMIKNLQSLDPSHRISDRDYMGWMDFGRRSAEEYEYTS
- the CCK gene encoding cholecystokinin isoform X2 — its product is MNGGLCLCVLMAVLAAGTLAQLVPPADSAGPGAQEEEAHRRQLRAVQKVDGESRAHLGALLARYIQQARKAPSGRISMIKNLQSLDPSHRISDRDYMGWMDFGRRSAEEYEYTS